In the Thermococcus sp. genome, CTGAAGGCCTTTGAGGCTGTCTACCTCCACGAGGTCGGGGTTACTCAGTCTATATTCAAGCTGGTGAAGCTGGCCAGAGAGGAGAACGACTACGCCACCGAGCAGTTTCTCCAGTGGTTCGTTGAGGAGCAGGTAGAGGAGGAGGCAACGACAAAATCCATAGTGGACAAACTGAGGCTCATCGGCGACCATTCTCAAGGGATATTCATGCTGGACAGGGAATTGGGAGCGAGAAAGGCCCAGCTCAGGAACCTTATGACCCAAGGTGTCTGATGTGATTCTCGTCTTCGGCGGGACGGGCTTTGTGGGCTCTTTTGTTTCTTCCCGTCTTTCTTCGGTTGACGAGGTTGTTCTGGCAGTGAGAAAACCAGGGAAGTCGAAATTCAGGCAGGTAAGATTCAGTAACCCGGAGGAGATACCGGGTCTTATATCCAGGTTGAACCCCGACGTGGTTATCAACTTCATCGGCGTTTTGAAGGGGGACTATGCTACGGCCCACGTTGAAATCCCAAAGCTCATCTCCATCGGCGCGGAAGAGATAAAGGCAAGGTTAATCCACACGAGCGCCTTTGGGGCGGATGAAAACTCCGGGATACCTTACTTCAGAACGAAGGCCCTCGGTGAGAAAGCTGTGAGAAAGGTTAAAAGCCACGCGATAGTCAGGCCTTCCCTCGTCCTCGGGCCCGGTCAGAGGATTTTTCGACAGGCCTTGAGGTTCAGGGTTTTTCCAAAGGTGACTGCAAGGGTCCAGCCCATAGACCTGAGGGACCTTGCGGAGCTCTACTTCAGACTCATCGACTCAAAAAACGGAACCTTCAACGCCTGCGGTAATGAAGTCGTTCCCCTTGGGGAGCTGGTTGGTAACGTTCTCAAAAGGGCAAGAAAAAGGGTACTTCTCCTTCCGTTTCCGAGGACAATAGCGAAGGCACTCGGGAAGGTTGATAAGTCCTTCCTCATGGCACTGGAAGACAACGTTTGCACCCAAAACCACGCCCTGGAAATTCTTGGGAGCCTCAGGCCACTTGAAGAGTCGCTCTTCTGGACGGCGGAGGGGTTGAGATGAGATACAATTTAGCGAGTTATGTCTACGAACCAATAAACACCCTCCTCGAAAAGCCGACCGGGATAAGAAAGGCTAGAAGGGAGTTAATTGGCAAGGCCTATGGTAAGGTTATAGAGCTCGGCGTCGGAACCGGGTTAAACCTTCCACTTTACCGCGAAGACGTTGAAGTTATTGGGATTGACGTTAGTGAGGGTATGTTAAAGAAAGCTGAGAGGAAGAAAAGCCCGGCCAAAGTAAAGCTCTTAAGGGGGGATGCCCGCTCCCTGCCATTCCCCGATGAGAGCTTCGACACCGCCGTTTCCACCTTCTTCCTCTGCGTCGTCCCGGAAAAGGAGAGGGTTTTGAGTGAGATAAAGCGTGTTCTAAAGCCCGATGGACTTCTTCTCACGATGGAATGCTCTCCGACGAGAAACCCAGTCTTCTGGAATTTTTTGAGAGGACTAAGCTCGTTGACTAGTAAAATAACCGGAACGGATTTCAGGATTGATATTGGGGAACTCCTCAGGAGAAACGGCTTTGAGGTCATTGAGGAGAAGAACCTTGTAAACGGGGCCGTCAGGATTTTGGTCGCTAAACCTTCTCCAGAACCATGACAAAGGCTATCCTTGGGAAGAACCACTCCATTGTGAGCACTTTAAAGCCTCTTTTCTCAAACTCCATCGAAAGCTCCTCTGGGGAAGGAAAGGCCTCTATGGAACGCCATAGATGGTTATAAGCCTCTCTGTTGCCCGTTAAAATCCCTCCAATGATGGGAACGACGCTCCTTGTATAGAACCACGTCAGTTTTCCGAGAAGACTCTCACTTCTGGAAAACTCCAAGATGAGGAGAATTCCCCTCCGCTTTAAAACACGGTGGATTTCTCCGATGGCTTTCTCCCTGTCGGAGAAGTTTCTCAGGCCGAAGGCTACACTCACCAAGTCAAAGCTCCCATCTGGGAAGAGAATCTCCTCGGCGTTTCCCACCTTAAGCTCCGCGAAGGGGACCTTTTTCTTCGCTATTTCTAGCATTCGCTCACTGCAGTCCAGACCGTAGAATTTGGCCGGGATGCCTCTCCTCTCAAGCCTTTTCCTCATACACATTATCATATCCCCGGTTCCGCAGGCAACGTCCAGAATGCGCGGTTTTTTGACGTCTACGTAGGTAAGGGCTATTTCACAGGCCTTTCTCCGCCACCTCTTATCGAGGCCAAGAGTTGTGAGCCTGTTAACTAAATCATAGCGCTCGGCTATGCTGTTAAAGAGCTCCCTTACCAAGTTCCTCCCTCCGCAGGATTTTCTTAACGGTTGCTGGCCTTCCTCCGAGGACATAAACCCTGTGGGCGACTCTAAAAAGCTCCTCAAGCTGGTGCGAGACCACCAAAACAGCTTTTCCAGAATTGGCTAATTCCATAATTATTGAAATAAGTGTTTCCTTAGAGTTCTCGTCTAGTCCTGTAAAGGGTTCATCCAAAATCAGGACGTCGAAATCGAGGAGTAAAGCCCTTGCTATTGCCACTTTCCTTCGTGTTCCCCCGCTGACATCCTTGGGGTATCTATCAAGGAATTCCTCTATGCCGAGCCTTTTGGCAATAGCTACTAGTTTGCATTCTCTCTCCCTGAACCTCAAACCGAGGCAGATATTGTCGCGGAGCCTCTTCCATGGGAGGAGGTAGTCCTCCTGATAAACGACCGAGAGCTTTCCTTTAACCGAGACCTCGCCGGAATCGGGCTTTTCAACGCCGGCTAAAATCTTCACGAGGGTGCTTTTCCCTGTCCCGTTCGGCCCGACTATGCCCACAACTTCGCCCCACTTAACATCGAGGTCTATCTCACCGAGGATTTTCTCGCCGTTGAAGGATTTTTTCAGATTCCTTACCAGTACCAGCGTCTCACCCATAGTTCAAGCCTCCTCAGAACGAGCTGGTCTACCGTTATCATAAGTATCACAAGGAGGAGTGCCCACGCAAAAACACCCGCCTTAATCCCAAGGTCGTAGGAGTAAACGAGCTGGTAGCCTATTCCGCCGGCCGAGCCGAAGGCCTCGGCAACGACGCTTATCCTAAGGGCGATGCCTATCGCTATTCTACTCGCCGATACCATCTCCGGGAGGGTTCCTGGGACTATGAAGTGTCTGTAAAGCTGAAGCTTCGATGGTCTGAGGAGAACTACGAGTGGACGGTATTTTTCGAGAAGGTTTTCGCTCGAACTTATTCCAGCGGAGAGAAGGGCAGGAAAAGATGCCATCGCTGTAACGAGGATTGGGGCAATTGTGCTTGTAACGCCGAAGAGCATTATGAAGATTATCGTCCACACTAGAACGGAAACGCTCTGGATGAAAACGTTTAAAGCACTTAAAAATGCCCGGAACTCTGAGGAGTAGAGCGCTAGCAGTATAGCACCTCCCGTTAGACCTAAGGCTATGAGAAAGCCCGAAAGGCTGTGGTAGAGCGTTAGGAGGAGGGATTTGAGAACCAAACCATAGCCAACCTTCGAGTAGAAGGAGAGTGTTTCACCTATTCCGGGGATTAGCGTGGAATACAGCCTCGCAAGAGCCACCCACGAACCCACTGCAAAAAGGAAGAGATAAAGCCATCCACGCTTCATCTTCAGCCCCTGTAGAATATGTCGAGGTTTTCGGGGTTCTTTTTCAGATAACCCCCGAGGTAAGCAAGATACCACTCGCTCTTGATTCCCTTGATGAGGTCCTCGTCGAGTTCATCGTCGTTGACCTCTGTCCGGGAGTAGAGTATATTTAGGGTTTTTTCGTCGAGATGGTAGAGGTTTCCGAGTATTTTCTTTGTCTCCTCGGGGTGTTCCTTCCAGTAGTTAGCGCTCTCCAGCTGAGCTTTTATGAAGGCATCGACGAGTTCTCTGTGCTTTTTGAGGAAGTCTCCGCGAACGACCCAGACGAGCATGACAGGAGGGCCCTCAACTATGTCCTCGTCGTCCGCTTCATCCCACAGCTTGGAGAACGTCGCTATCACGGTGTAGTTTTTGACTATGAGTTGGCTCACCATCGGCTCCCAGATGACAACTGCGTCAACGTCTTTCAGAGAGTCCTCGATTGAGCCGGGCGGGACGTTAACAACGGTGTAGTCATTCGGCGTTATGTTGTAGAGCACCTTCATATAAGCCTGAAAGAGCTTGAACGTGCCCGAGGCAACGACGGCCCCAATCTTCTTACCTCTAAGGTCTTCAGGATTCATCTTTTCCCTCCCAATTATGGCTTGGTTTTGGAACATGTCAACCCCGATGATTTTTATGTCAACGCCACTCTGAGCTAACTTCGCTGCCATCTCAGCAGGAATTACCGCGAAGTCAGTCTCACCCTTCTCAAGAGCCGCTATTATGTCCGGCGTTTTGGCCAGACGGAGAACCTTAACGTGGAAGCCGTTCTTCTCGTCGAAGCCCTTGGCCTGCATTATGTCCAGCGTGCTTATTCCTCCCAGCAGGGTAGCCGCTTTCACCGTTGGGAGCTCAGCTGTGCTCGTTGTTTCCGTGGAGTTTGACCCTACACATCCCGCGGTTAAAACGACAAGGCCAACGAGGAGCAACGCAATTAGGCGCCTCATTCAAACCCCCCCAAGCAGTTTGTCCGCTATAGCGGAGAGCGTAAGGATTAACCCAATTGGTATGTTCAGGTTGAAGGCCTTCGGAACGTTTTCAAGGCTTTTTCTGGCGAGATAGTTCTCGTAGAGGATTAGAACGCTCGCAACGAGCCATCCAGCAAGGTAAACCCATCCGAGACCGTAAAGGGGAATCGCAAGGCCAAAGAGGACTATAGCTACCAGGTGGAAGACCAAAGCGATGTCAAGGGCCTTCTTTATCCCGAATCTTGCCGGGATGCTCCCAACGCCATGCTTAACATCAAACTCGTAGTCCATGAGGGCGTAGATTGTGTCGAAGCCCGCTACCCAGAAGAGAACCCCAAAGAAGAAGGCCCACGGAATCCTCAGAAGGGCCTCAACCAGTGAAGCGTTTCCAGCAACGGCTATCGTCCCTCCAGCTACCGCCATGGCTAGGGTTAGGCCGAGGTGCAGATGCGGGAAGCTGTGCTTCCTCTTGCTCTGGGGATAGGCGAGGGCCAGAACCCAGGGAATCGGGCTGAGCAAAGCTGTCCAGATGTTTAGCAGAACGGCCGAGACAAAGTAGAGAACCGAGCCTACAACAACGAGCCACCAGGCGTCGCTGATTTTTACAGCTCCCTTAATCAGGGGCCTGTTCCATGTCCTCGGGTTCAGACTGTCTATGTCCATGTCTGCTATGTTGTTGTAGGCTAAAGCCGCTGTCCTCAACCCGAGGAGGGCGAGGCTCATGAGTATTATTTCCCTCCAAGTAACATGGAAACCGCTTAGGAGCGCTCCGGCATAAGCATACGGCAGGCTGAAGAGCGTGTGCTCTATCCTGACGAGCCTCATGAGGGCGTGGAACCTGCTTGCTTTACTGACTTCACCGGGGTCAAAGGTCATCTCAACCACCCAGATACTTTCTGAAAAGCTCTTCGAGCCTCCTAATGACTTCGGGGGCCTCCTCAACTTCCTCAACGGTTCTTCCGTTCATCTCCAGCGGGAGCTTTCTCGTAGCGTCTATTCCCAGCTTACTCCCAAGGGGTGGGGTTGGAACCGCTGGGTCAAGGGCGTCTGTGTGTGCGTTCGGGATTACCAAAACGTCTCTCTCTGGGTTTACGAAGGAAGCTACCGCCCAGATGACCTGGTTTATGTCGTGGACGTTAATGTCCTCGCTGACGACGATTATAACCTTGGTCAGCGCCATCTGTCCCGTTCCCCAGAGGGCATTGAGAACTTTCTTGCCCTGACCCGGATAACGCTTCTTTATCGAAACTATTGCCACTCCTTGAAAGACGCCGTACTCCGGGAAGTTTACGTCAACCACTTCAGGCAGAACCATCCTCATCAGCGGGAGGAAAATCCTCTCGATGGCTTTCCCGATGACGGCATCCTCAAGAGGTGGCTTCCCGACGACCGAACCATAGTAAATCGGGCCGTCGCGGTAATACAACCTTTCGGCGTGGAAGACAGGGTAAAACTCGTTCCTCTCGCTTGGTTTGTCGTAGAAGCCGAAGTGGTCTCCAAAGGGCCCCTCTTCGCTCAGCTCGTTAACGTCAACGTAGCCCTCTATGACTGCCTCAGCGTTTGCCGGAACGAGGACGCCGTTGGGTAGGCGGTAGAGTTCAAGCCCTTTCCCCCTCACAAAGCCTGCGAAGAGAAGCTTGTCCATGGGATAGGGAACCGGAGAGACGGCCGTTAGAAGGGTTCCTACGTCAGAGCCTATCGCTATTGCCACCGGCATTCTTCCGTCGTTCCTCTCAAGGTAGTCCCGCCAGGCCTGGCTTCCGCGCTTGTGAACCTGCCAGTGGACAACTCCCCTCCTGCCATCGAGGAGCATAACGCGGTAAACGCTGATTGAGTTCACTCCCTTTGGGTCTGAGAAGCAGATGAGAGGATATGTCAAATAGCGGGAGGCATCTTTTGGCCACGTCTTAAATGCTGGAATGAAGTTCAATGGCTCTTCTTCGATTACATTTTTCGTGAACTCCGCCTTTCTCACGATTTTTGGGAGGTAGGTTCTAATCTCCTTCAGCCTTCCGAGGGAGGAGAGCTTGTCAGAAAGGCCGAGCGGAATGCCCTCTAAGAGTTTGAGTGGCCTCTCGCCGATTTCCTCAAGTTTGCTAACACCAAGGGCTTCTCTAAGGGTTCCAACGCTCGTGAAGAGGTTTCCAACAGCCTTCCACTCTGGATGGCCTTTAACCCTCTCAAAGAGAACGGCCCCCTTCTTTTCGTACATGACCTTCCTCAGAAAGGCCGGAATCTCAAGCTCCGGTGAAAGCTCCTCCTCAACGCGGATAAGCTCGCCCTTTCTTTCAAGCCAGTCGAGATAATCTCGCATGTCCTTCATCGCTCACACCTCTAACCTCGGCCTTAAAACGGTCTCACCAGAGCAGTCTATAAGTTCAAGCTCTATTCCGTAGGCCTCACTTAAAAGCATCTCATCAAAGACTTCATCCGGCTTTCCCTGGGCGATTATCCTTCCGTCCCTCATCAGAACGAGCCTGTCGGCGAAGAGGTAGGCTAAGTTGGGGTCGTGTATAACTAAAAGAACACCAACGCCTTCCCTCGCAAGCTTCTTCACAGTTTGCAGGACGAGGAGGGCGTTTTTCAAATCGAGCTCACTCGTCGGCTCGTCGAGGAGGAGGTATCTGGGCGATGTCATCAAGGCCCTTGCCGTCAGGAGGAGCCTTATCTGACCCCCACTCAGCGAGGTGTAGGGCTTTTCTGCGTAGGAGTCGAGGCCAAACGTTTTGAGAAGTTCCCGGGCTTTTCCCCTGTGCTTCTTGCCCGGAGTGCCAAACGGCCCCAGTTCTGGAGTAGCCCCGAGGAGTACGAAGTCAAGAACTTTGAAGGGGAACGTTGGAACATGATTTTGAGGAATGAAGCCAAGAAGCTTGGCCCTCTCCCCTGGTGAAAGCCTGTGGATGTCTCTCCCATCAACCAAAACCCGCCCTTTATAGGGCTTCAGCGTTCCGTAGATTAACTTAAGCAATGTGCTCTTTCCAGCTCCGTTTGGCCCTATTAAAGCTACCAGCTCACCGGGATTAACCTTAAGGTTAACCCCATCTATCCTGAAGTCCCCGTAGGAGTAAGATACTTCCTCAGCCCATAGTCCTCTCAAGCTCCCTCACCTTTTCCATGAAATCGAAGTTTTTGGCCTTTTCGACCTCGCCTCGTTTGAAGTGCTTCCCGAACCATTCGTAGTAGAGTAAAACCCTCCTCACGAACGCTTCGATGTCATTCTCATTGAAAAGGCTTTTCTTCTCAAGCTTTTCACCGAGAACTGCGTAGAACCTGACCATCTTCCTCCTGTCTTCCTCGCTCAGCTTATCCGGGTCTATCTCTCCTCCAATAAGCGTCCCGTAGAAGGGCGGAATCTCGAAGGCCTCTATCAATGGCTGAGCGTAGGCTATTCCTCCGTGAAGCTTTCCCATGAAGACAGAACCCGCTAAATGCATGGCCACCAGGAAGAACACCTTCGGAACGTCCTCAAGCTCTCCCCTGTGTTTCTCAACCCACTCCATCAAATCCCAGTGCGGACCGTCACGGTAAACGGGAGCAGCCATGACGACAAGGTCGTAATTAACGGGCGATAGGTTTTCTTCAACATGGGCAACTTCAACCTTATGATTTCTCTCCTCGAAGAGCTTTTTAACCAGATTGACAGCCTTTTCTGTCGTTCCATAACGGGTTGTGTAAACGATGAGAATCCTCAACTCCATCCACCCCCTGTTTTTCTCAGCAGATAACCGAAGAATGGAACCCCTACCAGAGTCGTTATTATCCCAACAGGAACATCACCGGGGAGGAGCCTCACAACGACATCAGCCAGAACCATCACGGTTATTCCGATTGAGATTGTCGCGGGGATGAGCTTTGAGTGCTCCGGGCCGACGAGCATCCTTGCCATGTGGGGAACCATTAATCCAACCCAGCCGATTATCCCCGTGAAAGAAACAACGAAAGTAGTCATTAAGGCTGATATAAAAACGAAAAGACCCCTCCAGAGGTGAATGTTCAGGCCCAAAAGCTCTGCCTCATCGCCCAAGCTCATCGCGTTGAGGTTCCAGCGGAGGAGGAAGAGGAGAAGAGCAAGTGTGAGAACTCCGGGGAAGGAGTAGGCCACTGTTCTCCAGTCTGCGTTTGAGAGACTGCCCATCAGCCATACCACAAGAGCCGACAAACTCTCGCTCGGAAGGAGGAGTTCGAGGAGCGAAAGAAGAGCCGAGAAGAGGGCAGTAATGATTATCCCCGCGAGAATCAGGGAAACTGTGGAAACTCTACCGTTTATCCTCGCCATCCAGTAGGCGAGGAAAACAGCTAAGAGGCCGAAGAGGAGCGCGAGCGGAGCAAGGCCGGCGAAGGGCAAAAAGGCAACGGCTATTGCCGCACCTAGGGCCACTCCAGAGGAAACGCCTAGGATGTAGGTGTCAACCAGGGGATTTCGAAAAACGGCCTGCAGGGTCATGCCACCCAACGAGAGAGCTATTCCCGCGGAGATGCCCATCAAAGTCCTTGGAAGTCTGATTTCCCGGATTATCGTTACGGCTCCCGGAGTTAGGTGAAGGGGATTGGTTGGATAACTCCCCACGAAGATTCCGAGGAATACCGCGAGTGATGGCAGGATTATGAGGGCCAGCCTTCTCATTCCTCAACACCACAGAGGCTGTAAAGCTCTTTCGCGGGCTTTCTCCAGTCCGGAAAGTCCTTCCCGTGGACGAGCCTTCCAATCTGGTAGATTCCCGGAATTAAGCGGGGACTCCAGCGCATAAAGCTTTCCCTGTCTAAAGCCGAGCCAGCTATGTGAACGTTGCCTCTATCAACGGCTTTAACCCTTCTCCATTCCGCCGAGTCAAGCATCTCGTCCCTTATCCCTTCGAGCCTCTCCCGGTTTGTCAGAACGCTCGTCAAAAGGAATATATGGTCAGCATCGCTGAAACGCCTGATGAAATCCTCCTTTTTAAGGGGATAGACCTTCCTTTCCGTTCTCAGTCTCTTCCCGAGGCTCTCGGCGTGGGCCTTCTCGACCGCGTCGCTTATTACGTTTGTCCCAGTTATGACGTTTATCCCGCGGTAGAGCATAACCACCTTCGGCTTTTCTCCCAGTGACTCCGAGACCTCGGCTATTCTGGACATATGCTTATTGTAAAACTCTCCGAGCTTTGAGAAGTCTCCGCTGGTTTTTTCGGCTATCAGTCTGCTCCCTTCAACGAGGTCCTCAACTCTTAAAAAGTCGAGTAGAAGAACATCGGCGCCAATCCGTTCGGAAAAGGAATACAGCTCGCCCGATGAGTGAAGGTTCTCAACCCTGAAGTCGAGGATTAGTTTCGGCTTTATTCCCTCCAGAACGTCCCAGTATGTTTTCTTCGTCCTCTTGAGGTATTTGCCAATAACTGGCCTGTCCTCCAGCTCCGGCAGGCAGTAATCGAGTTTGACTTCCTCGTTTACCCCAGCTATTTCGCCTCCATTTCCAACCAGCTTGACGATTTCCGCGAGGCTTGCCGGAAAGACCGCTATCATTCTTCCACCCCAAAATGGAAATTAGGAGAGGAAGGGATAGAACTTCTGGAGGAACTCCTTAGCTTTGTCCTCCCAGCTGGGGTAGTAGTTGGGATAGACTGCCTTTCCGATGACCCATATTCCGACGGCCATCCTCGGGCTCCACCGGAGGAAGGAATCTTTCCCCATATCGGCCCTCAGTATTATGACGTTGCCCTCACGGACAGCCTTTATCTGCCTCCACGCATCGTCGCTCAGAATCTCCTTTTTAAGCTCCTCAATCTTCTCGTACGGCGTTACTGCACTTGTTAGAAGGATTATCACGTCCGCGTCCTTGTAGCTGGCGATTATCTTCTCCTTGTCCATCGGCACCCTAACCGGTGTGTAACCGTTGAAGGTGATGTTCACCATGTAGTCCCCACCGACAAGCCTTACCGCCTGAGCTAAAACGTCGTTGCCGTTGACGAGGTAATACTTCCCCATTATCGGCTGTATCATCACTACCTTCTTTCTGTCCTCTGCCGGTATCTTCGAGGCTATCGCCTTAACCTCGGCCACCTGCTCGTTGAAGTATTCCTCGAAGGCTCTGGCTTCCTTCTCCTTCCCGAAGAGTTTCCCAAGTAGAGAAACGGCCTTCGGAATGTCCTCAAGCTTATCCTCGCGGAGCATTATCACAGGAATCCCGTAGCTTGCCGACCTGTTGAGGAATTCGTCAACGTCATAGAACTTCTTGAGGTAGAGGTTCACGATGAGGTCGGGCTTTAATGCCAAAACCTTCTCCCAGTCGTCTATCTTAAGCATCTTACCAACGACGGTTTTGTTCTTCAGTTCCGCACTGAGGAAGGCATCTCCCCTTGCCTCCGCTGGGATTCCAACGACCTGATTGCTCGCGTTGAGGAGCTGGACCATCTCAAGGGCCGAAGTTGACAGGATTACCGCTCTCTGGACGGGAACCTTCACGGTTACGCTTCTCCCAACTAAGTCCTTGACGGTTACTTCCTTTTGGGTGGGGGTTGCCGTTGTGGAGGTGTTCGAACTTCCAATGCAGCCAGCACCGAGAACCGAAACCAGCAGGATTCCGACGAGTAAAACCGCTTTCCACTTCATTCCAACCACCTCAAACCGGTTTCTGCTCTCCAAAGGTGCCAATGGGGAAGTCTAATCCAAACTCTTGAGCGAGCCTGAGGTAGGAACCTGGCTCGTAGGGACAGGCCGGGTCTTCGGCTAGTGGGTCTATATGGTAAGCGTAAGCCCTTGCTCTGCTCCCACCGCATATCTCTTTAAACTCACAGGCACCGCACCGTCCTTTGAAGTCGGCCGAGCGGAGCTTTCTCATGAGTTCGCTCTCCCTGTAAATCTCAACTAGGCTCTCCTCCCTCACGTTGCCCACGCTATAGGGCAAGAAGCCACTTGGATAGACGTTTCCGTTGTAGGCGATGAATACTATACCCTTCCCGTCGCGCGTTCCCATAGTCTGTGCTCTCGCCTCTCCACCCTCTCCGAGGAGTTCAACCAACCTGCGCTTCAGCCGGAAGTAAAGCTCTCCTGGCTTCAGAACCTTATCCGGCTCGAGGCCTTTCTCTTCTAGGGCCTTCCTCATGATGGCAACTCTCCTGAACATCGGCCCCTCTGTTGTTCTGACGAGGAGATGCTTCGATGCCTCGTAGAGGAAATGGGTAACGTCTTCCCACTCTTCCGGATTCAAATCGTTCTTGAAGTTGCCCCTGCCGGTTGGAACGAGGTAGAAGACCTCCCAGATTTCAACGCCCAGCTCTTTCAACAGCTTGACCATCTCTGGTAAGCCTTCAAGGGTCTCGCGCATAACGACGGTGTTCACTTGGACTGCAACGTCTCGCTTGAGGAACTCCTTTATCGACCAGACAGTTCTCTCCCACGTCCCCTCGATGCCTCTTATGGAATCATGAACCTCCTGGAAGGGACTGTCAAGGCTTATGCTTACAGCCTTAACGCCGTGCTCGACGATTTTATCAATCGTATCCTCCGTGAGGAGTGGAGTTACGGCCGGAGCCAAACCAACGCGAATACCCTTTTCAGTTGCGTATTCGATAAGGTCGAAGATGTCCTTTCTCATGAGGGGGTCTCCACCCGTTAGGATTAAGATTGGGTAGGGCCTTCCAAATTCAGTGAGTGAGTCTATCAGTTTCTTCCCTTCCTCTGTTGTTAGTTCGCCGGGAAGGGCTTGAATGATAGCTTCCGCCCTACAGTGCTTGCACTTAAGCTGGCAGGCTTTGGTGGTTTCCCAGAAAACCAAAACTGGCTTTTTATCATATGGCCAGGAGCCCTTAGATTTGCCTCGGTGCATTTCGACCACCGTCTCTGGTTACCAAAAGAAACTTAGCTGTAACGAATTATAAACTTTTCCCTAAAAAAGTTCGAATATCAAAAGAAGGAAAAAGAACTCAGTAGTAGCCTTCCGCTTCGGTGACCTTACCGCCGAACATCTTGTAAACGTAGAGGGTGTATGTCATGATGATTATTGCCAAGATCACTGAGACACCGAGGACCGCCTGGAGGGTCAGAGGAGAAGCGGCTAAGTCGTGGATGCTGAGCCTGAAGTTCGGGTCGGTGGTGGAGATGACCCAGTACGGGTACATGCTGTAGTAGACTAGGTAGACCACCAGTGGGAATGCGAGCCAGCTGATGTAGAAGGCCAGCTTCTCGGCACCTTTCTTGATGAGGTAACCATCGAGTAATCCTGCAACGAGGATTACTAGCGTGAGCCCAAGGCCAAGCGGGGTCATGAGCCTCTCGAACCTGAGCGGTGCCCAGATTTTCATGCCAATCACTGTCAGCAGGAGGAAGACCACCGTGAGGAGCCAGAACTTGAAGGCATAGCCCCTGAGTTCCTCCTGAAGCTTTCCGGTGGTCTTGTAGACGCCCCAGTTAGCCCCGTGCCAGAGCACCGCGAAGAGCACGAAGAGGCCCACTATCAGCGGATATGGTCTGAAGAGCGTCAGGAGCGAGCCGTGGAAGCCCTCGGCGTCTATGGGTATGCCCATGATGAGGTTGCCCACTATGACTCCAATGACGAGCGGGATGAGGGCGCTGACTAGGGCGAACAGCTTGTCCCAGAGTTCCTTGTTCTTGTTCCTGAACTCGAAGCCGACTGCCCTGAAAATGAACAGGAACGCTAGTAACCAGACCGCTAGGTAGAACGTGCTGAAGAGCGTCGCGTATAGGGCCGGCCACATCGCGAATATTCCCGCACCCCAGGTGATGAACCAGACCTCGTTGCCGTCCCAGACAGGGGCGATTGTGTTGATTAGTACGTCCCTGTCCTTCTGGTTTTTGATGAAGGCCAGCAACGTTCCTATTCCAAGGTCGAAACCGTCAAAGGCAAGGTACATTCCAAGGAGGAAGGCGGAAAAGTAAAACCAAGCTGTCGCGTAGTCCATCACTGACCACCTCCCGCAACACTAACGGCCGGAGCTGGTTTTGACGTGACATCGCCCTCAACCGGTTCCGGTCCTTCCCTAATGAGCTTCCTGACGAAGTGGAGCCAGATGTAGAACAGTATGCTGTAGACCACGACGAAGCCGATGAGG is a window encoding:
- a CDS encoding UbiD family decarboxylase → MKDMRDYLDWLERKGELIRVEEELSPELEIPAFLRKVMYEKKGAVLFERVKGHPEWKAVGNLFTSVGTLREALGVSKLEEIGERPLKLLEGIPLGLSDKLSSLGRLKEIRTYLPKIVRKAEFTKNVIEEEPLNFIPAFKTWPKDASRYLTYPLICFSDPKGVNSISVYRVMLLDGRRGVVHWQVHKRGSQAWRDYLERNDGRMPVAIAIGSDVGTLLTAVSPVPYPMDKLLFAGFVRGKGLELYRLPNGVLVPANAEAVIEGYVDVNELSEEGPFGDHFGFYDKPSERNEFYPVFHAERLYYRDGPIYYGSVVGKPPLEDAVIGKAIERIFLPLMRMVLPEVVDVNFPEYGVFQGVAIVSIKKRYPGQGKKVLNALWGTGQMALTKVIIVVSEDINVHDINQVIWAVASFVNPERDVLVIPNAHTDALDPAVPTPPLGSKLGIDATRKLPLEMNGRTVEEVEEAPEVIRRLEELFRKYLGG
- a CDS encoding ABC transporter ATP-binding protein: MRGLWAEEVSYSYGDFRIDGVNLKVNPGELVALIGPNGAGKSTLLKLIYGTLKPYKGRVLVDGRDIHRLSPGERAKLLGFIPQNHVPTFPFKVLDFVLLGATPELGPFGTPGKKHRGKARELLKTFGLDSYAEKPYTSLSGGQIRLLLTARALMTSPRYLLLDEPTSELDLKNALLVLQTVKKLAREGVGVLLVIHDPNLAYLFADRLVLMRDGRIIAQGKPDEVFDEMLLSEAYGIELELIDCSGETVLRPRLEV
- a CDS encoding flavodoxin domain-containing protein: MRILIVYTTRYGTTEKAVNLVKKLFEERNHKVEVAHVEENLSPVNYDLVVMAAPVYRDGPHWDLMEWVEKHRGELEDVPKVFFLVAMHLAGSVFMGKLHGGIAYAQPLIEAFEIPPFYGTLIGGEIDPDKLSEEDRRKMVRFYAVLGEKLEKKSLFNENDIEAFVRRVLLYYEWFGKHFKRGEVEKAKNFDFMEKVRELERTMG
- a CDS encoding iron ABC transporter permease yields the protein MRRLALIILPSLAVFLGIFVGSYPTNPLHLTPGAVTIIREIRLPRTLMGISAGIALSLGGMTLQAVFRNPLVDTYILGVSSGVALGAAIAVAFLPFAGLAPLALLFGLLAVFLAYWMARINGRVSTVSLILAGIIITALFSALLSLLELLLPSESLSALVVWLMGSLSNADWRTVAYSFPGVLTLALLLFLLRWNLNAMSLGDEAELLGLNIHLWRGLFVFISALMTTFVVSFTGIIGWVGLMVPHMARMLVGPEHSKLIPATISIGITVMVLADVVVRLLPGDVPVGIITTLVGVPFFGYLLRKTGGGWS
- a CDS encoding ABC transporter substrate-binding protein; its protein translation is MKWKAVLLVGILLVSVLGAGCIGSSNTSTTATPTQKEVTVKDLVGRSVTVKVPVQRAVILSTSALEMVQLLNASNQVVGIPAEARGDAFLSAELKNKTVVGKMLKIDDWEKVLALKPDLIVNLYLKKFYDVDEFLNRSASYGIPVIMLREDKLEDIPKAVSLLGKLFGKEKEARAFEEYFNEQVAEVKAIASKIPAEDRKKVVMIQPIMGKYYLVNGNDVLAQAVRLVGGDYMVNITFNGYTPVRVPMDKEKIIASYKDADVIILLTSAVTPYEKIEELKKEILSDDAWRQIKAVREGNVIILRADMGKDSFLRWSPRMAVGIWVIGKAVYPNYYPSWEDKAKEFLQKFYPFLS
- a CDS encoding TIGR04053 family radical SAM/SPASM domain-containing protein, encoding MHRGKSKGSWPYDKKPVLVFWETTKACQLKCKHCRAEAIIQALPGELTTEEGKKLIDSLTEFGRPYPILILTGGDPLMRKDIFDLIEYATEKGIRVGLAPAVTPLLTEDTIDKIVEHGVKAVSISLDSPFQEVHDSIRGIEGTWERTVWSIKEFLKRDVAVQVNTVVMRETLEGLPEMVKLLKELGVEIWEVFYLVPTGRGNFKNDLNPEEWEDVTHFLYEASKHLLVRTTEGPMFRRVAIMRKALEEKGLEPDKVLKPGELYFRLKRRLVELLGEGGEARAQTMGTRDGKGIVFIAYNGNVYPSGFLPYSVGNVREESLVEIYRESELMRKLRSADFKGRCGACEFKEICGGSRARAYAYHIDPLAEDPACPYEPGSYLRLAQEFGLDFPIGTFGEQKPV